In Pseudomonadota bacterium, the following are encoded in one genomic region:
- a CDS encoding acyl-CoA thioesterase has product MSAPFSIRTTIRFSDCNAGGVVSHPNYFVMAEGLIEDWFAQLLALPFGELLSHRKIGLATVHLTVDIERQSRLGEALTWSLLVQEIGRSTIRLKISAAAEAAERISIQQVLMTVEPGSGKSVALPADLRVKVANYQTATAAKKA; this is encoded by the coding sequence ATGAGCGCGCCCTTCTCGATCCGTACGACCATCCGTTTCTCCGATTGCAATGCCGGCGGGGTCGTCAGCCACCCGAACTATTTCGTCATGGCCGAGGGCCTGATCGAAGACTGGTTCGCGCAGCTTCTGGCGTTGCCGTTCGGCGAGCTTTTGAGCCATCGCAAGATCGGGCTTGCAACCGTGCACCTCACCGTCGATATCGAGCGGCAGAGCCGGTTGGGCGAGGCCTTGACCTGGAGCCTGCTGGTCCAGGAGATCGGGCGGAGCACGATCCGGCTGAAGATTTCCGCCGCGGCGGAAGCAGCCGAGCGGATCAGCATTCAGCAAGTGCTGATGACGGTCGAGCCGGGCTCGGGAAAGTCGGTGGCGCTTCCGGCCGATCTCCGCGTGAAGGTCGCGAACTACCAGACCGCAACCGCCGCCAAGAAGGCCTGA